A single Bosea sp. PAMC 26642 DNA region contains:
- a CDS encoding M23 family metallopeptidase, producing MNAHPEFTTPAEPLSPEATALLVDLGIEPPIRPDGGSQPVLDRRGISLRWLAACMLVGSCGAALLGAAILVAVRGDTSFPEQPETASARASSAAGAGDGARKADKLVADQPVIAARHAVRAPMSQRIGDREVIRVRPFVRLASNLSLTTGVYATNIPPFNPLRLFAEGGQPSERYAEPVIDVPDADVTIVKRDLADIVITNGRAVLGDAEVVTQIEEERANLAAAGRQRPLPIPPQLMLSRTLNGNTGAASDLLAYAPATDTRFSGIEVRVVPENVTNALKTPIAASREPLVEDKLLMTKRGENFEQVMRAAGASPDQIRGMIQAFSGRVRVTALPDGQVLQALFAPGPQPGDPRQIVRVSLLANGQPESTVAINDKGVFVPVSLQKQEVAGPMRPQRKPAQSDDEEEDDEEGTGARLYESLYETGLRHEVPRPMIDELVRIFSYDLDFQQRVRTGDNLEIVFTEDDEGERGEILSAALTIGGETRRVFRYQAPEDGLIEYFDEEGKSLKKFLLRKPIADGEMRSGFGMRYHPIMRYSKMHTGVDWANRIGTPILAAGNGTVISAGWSSGYGKHTEIQHANGYVTTYSHQSNFANGIVPGAKVRQGQVIGYLGSTGLSTGPHLHYEVKVNDNFVNPMKIRVPRGRELEGRTLAEFKRQRDTIQELNVRAGGALAQLR from the coding sequence ATGAACGCCCATCCCGAATTCACCACGCCGGCCGAGCCGCTTTCGCCTGAAGCCACCGCGCTTCTCGTCGATCTCGGCATCGAGCCGCCGATCCGGCCCGATGGCGGCTCGCAGCCGGTTCTCGATCGGCGCGGCATCTCGCTGCGCTGGCTGGCGGCCTGTATGCTGGTCGGATCCTGCGGCGCGGCGCTGCTCGGCGCCGCGATCCTGGTAGCGGTACGTGGCGACACCAGCTTCCCGGAACAGCCCGAAACGGCCAGCGCGCGCGCGTCTTCGGCGGCCGGCGCGGGTGACGGCGCCCGCAAGGCCGACAAGCTCGTCGCAGACCAGCCGGTCATCGCCGCGCGTCATGCGGTACGGGCGCCGATGTCCCAGCGCATCGGCGATCGCGAGGTCATCCGGGTGCGGCCCTTCGTGCGGCTGGCCTCGAACCTCTCTCTGACGACCGGCGTCTACGCGACCAATATTCCACCGTTCAACCCGCTTCGGCTCTTCGCCGAGGGCGGGCAACCGAGCGAGCGCTATGCCGAACCGGTGATCGATGTGCCCGACGCCGACGTCACCATCGTCAAGCGGGATCTCGCCGACATCGTCATCACGAACGGCAGGGCGGTGCTCGGCGACGCCGAGGTCGTCACTCAGATCGAGGAAGAGCGTGCCAACCTCGCAGCGGCGGGCCGGCAGCGACCCTTGCCGATCCCGCCCCAGCTGATGCTGAGCCGGACGTTGAACGGCAATACGGGCGCAGCCAGCGATCTTCTGGCCTACGCCCCGGCGACGGACACGCGCTTCTCGGGTATCGAGGTGCGCGTCGTCCCGGAGAACGTCACCAACGCGCTCAAGACCCCGATCGCCGCCTCGCGTGAGCCGCTCGTCGAGGACAAGCTCCTGATGACCAAGCGCGGCGAGAATTTCGAGCAGGTGATGCGTGCCGCCGGCGCCAGCCCGGACCAGATCCGCGGCATGATCCAGGCCTTCAGCGGTCGGGTTCGCGTCACCGCCTTGCCCGACGGCCAGGTTTTGCAGGCCTTGTTCGCGCCGGGCCCGCAGCCCGGCGATCCCCGCCAGATCGTGCGCGTCTCCCTCCTCGCAAACGGCCAGCCCGAATCGACGGTTGCGATCAACGACAAGGGCGTCTTCGTTCCCGTCTCGCTGCAGAAGCAGGAGGTCGCCGGCCCGATGCGGCCTCAGCGCAAACCCGCGCAAAGCGACGACGAGGAGGAGGACGACGAGGAAGGCACCGGCGCGCGGCTGTACGAGAGCCTCTACGAGACCGGCCTGCGCCACGAGGTGCCGCGTCCGATGATCGACGAACTCGTGCGCATCTTCTCCTACGACCTCGACTTCCAGCAGCGCGTCCGGACCGGAGACAATCTCGAGATCGTCTTCACCGAGGACGACGAAGGCGAGCGCGGCGAGATTCTGTCGGCTGCATTGACGATCGGAGGCGAGACCCGCCGCGTCTTCCGCTACCAGGCGCCCGAGGACGGGCTGATCGAATATTTCGACGAGGAAGGAAAGTCGCTGAAGAAATTCCTGCTGCGCAAGCCGATCGCCGATGGCGAGATGCGCTCGGGCTTTGGTATGCGCTACCACCCGATCATGCGCTATTCCAAGATGCATACCGGCGTAGACTGGGCCAATCGCATCGGCACTCCGATCCTGGCGGCCGGCAACGGCACCGTGATCAGTGCGGGCTGGTCCTCGGGCTACGGCAAGCACACCGAGATCCAGCACGCCAACGGCTATGTCACGACCTATTCGCACCAGTCCAATTTCGCCAACGGCATCGTGCCGGGCGCCAAGGTGCGGCAGGGTCAGGTCATCGGCTATCTCGGCTCGACCGGCCTCTCGACCGGTCCGCATCTGCATTACGAGGTCAAGGTCAACGACAACTTCGTCAACCCGATGAAGATCCGCGTGCCGCGTGGCCGCGAGCTTGAGGGCCGTACGCTCGCCGAGTTCAAGCGCCAGCGCGATACCATCCAGGAGCTCAATGTACGTGCCGGAGGGGCGCTCGCGCAGTTGCGCTGA
- a CDS encoding AEC family transporter, whose product MLASLLIVFPVFGLIAIGYAARWTRLLRETTGEGLSDFVFVLAVPCLLFRTLAKADIPAAQPWGYWIAYFAGLTVVWALAMLVAHRIFARKGPELVVSGFAAAQSNTVFVGIPMILKAYGEAGAVPLGLLLAVHLPVTMTAATILAEGRSASFAMLVKRLFTHPIIVGILLAMAVRPVIGLVPQPIWTLVDLLAGAAVPCALISLGIAMRRYGLASGLGLPLILSVLKLGLHPLIVYVLATRVFDMPPHWSGVAVLFAACPCGINAYLFAERYRQGIADASSAIALSTMLSLFTTAAWLTWLGVG is encoded by the coding sequence ATGCTCGCCTCCCTTCTCATCGTCTTTCCGGTCTTCGGCCTGATCGCGATCGGCTATGCCGCGCGCTGGACCAGGCTGCTGCGCGAGACGACCGGCGAGGGCCTGTCCGACTTCGTCTTCGTGCTGGCGGTGCCTTGCCTGCTGTTCAGGACGTTGGCGAAAGCCGACATCCCCGCCGCCCAGCCCTGGGGCTACTGGATCGCCTATTTCGCCGGCCTTACGGTGGTCTGGGCCCTGGCGATGCTGGTCGCGCATCGGATATTCGCCCGCAAGGGCCCCGAACTCGTGGTCTCGGGCTTCGCCGCGGCCCAGTCGAACACCGTCTTCGTCGGCATCCCGATGATCCTGAAGGCTTATGGCGAAGCCGGCGCCGTGCCGCTCGGACTGCTGCTGGCGGTGCATCTGCCCGTCACCATGACGGCCGCGACCATTCTCGCCGAAGGCCGGTCCGCATCCTTCGCCATGCTGGTGAAGCGCCTCTTCACCCATCCCATCATTGTGGGCATCCTGCTTGCCATGGCCGTGCGGCCGGTCATCGGCCTCGTCCCGCAGCCGATATGGACGCTGGTCGATCTTTTGGCCGGAGCCGCCGTACCCTGCGCCCTGATCAGTCTCGGCATCGCCATGCGCCGCTACGGGCTCGCCTCGGGCCTCGGCCTGCCTCTGATCCTCAGCGTGCTGAAGCTCGGCCTCCACCCGCTGATCGTCTATGTGCTGGCGACACGCGTCTTCGACATGCCCCCGCATTGGTCGGGCGTCGCCGTGCTCTTCGCCGCCTGCCCATGCGGGATCAACGCCTATCTCTTCGCCGAGCGCTACCGGCAGGGTATCGCCGATGCATCGAGTGCGATCGCGCTCTCGACCATGCTCTCGCTTTTCACCACCGCTGCCTGGCTGACTTGGCTCGGCGTCGGCTGA
- the gluQRS gene encoding tRNA glutamyl-Q(34) synthetase GluQRS, whose amino-acid sequence MAASSPDGGKPVLRFAPSPNGRLHLGHALSALTNQCFTAKHGGRLLLRIEDIDKERCRPEFEQAIHDNLAWLGIRFDGALRRQSEHFSDYAEAVARLRARGLVYPCFCSRQEVKRAVTAREAQSGQPWPADPDGAPLYPGTCRDLDEDDARRRVAAGGAHVLRLAMDRALAATGEAPGYVVFDEDGQQRTVIADPARWGDVVLARKDVPTSYHLSVVVDDALQGVSHVVRGRDLEAATDIHVVLQRLLGLPTPLYHFHPLLLNEGGDKLAKSRGSESLADLRARGVTAAEIRKRLGFA is encoded by the coding sequence ATGGCAGCGTCCTCTCCCGATGGTGGCAAACCGGTCTTACGCTTTGCGCCAAGCCCTAATGGGCGGCTGCATCTGGGGCACGCACTCTCGGCGCTGACCAATCAGTGCTTCACCGCGAAGCATGGCGGCCGGCTGCTGCTGCGGATCGAGGATATCGACAAAGAGCGCTGCCGGCCGGAGTTCGAGCAGGCGATCCATGACAATCTCGCCTGGCTCGGAATCCGCTTCGACGGAGCGCTCCGGCGGCAATCCGAGCATTTTTCCGATTATGCGGAAGCGGTGGCACGCTTGCGGGCGAGGGGGCTGGTCTATCCCTGCTTCTGTTCACGGCAAGAGGTAAAGCGCGCCGTTACGGCCCGCGAGGCGCAATCGGGGCAGCCCTGGCCCGCCGATCCGGACGGCGCGCCGCTTTACCCGGGCACCTGCCGCGATCTCGACGAAGACGATGCCAGGCGACGGGTAGCGGCAGGGGGAGCGCATGTGCTGCGGCTCGCAATGGACCGGGCGCTTGCCGCCACCGGAGAAGCGCCCGGCTATGTCGTGTTTGACGAAGACGGGCAGCAACGAACCGTCATCGCCGACCCGGCGCGCTGGGGCGACGTCGTGCTGGCGCGCAAGGATGTTCCGACGAGCTATCATCTCTCCGTCGTCGTCGACGACGCCCTGCAGGGCGTCAGTCACGTCGTGCGGGGGCGTGATCTGGAGGCCGCGACCGATATCCATGTCGTGCTTCAGCGTCTGCTCGGCCTGCCGACGCCGCTCTATCATTTCCATCCGCTGCTGTTGAACGAAGGCGGAGACAAGCTCGCCAAGAGTCGCGGTTCGGAAAGCCTCGCCGATCTGAGGGCGCGTGGTGTGACCGCAGCCGAGATCAGGAAGCGACTTGGATTTGCATGA
- a CDS encoding DNA-3-methyladenine glycosylase family protein, whose translation MTLITCDADLKEGMAALLALHPHWAAIIDRVGLPPLRRRADGFEGLAAIIVAQQLSVASARAVWARVATVFDPLTPERILAASDDDMRLSGLSRPKQRTLQALATALLNGALDLDTLADAPADAVHAKMTAISGIGPWTADIYLLFCLGHRDAFAAGDLAIQEAARQAFGLAAKPKAAELLALAEAWRPWRGVAARLLWAYYAAIKAREGVNA comes from the coding sequence ATGACCCTGATCACCTGCGACGCCGATCTCAAGGAAGGCATGGCGGCGCTGCTTGCGCTCCATCCTCATTGGGCTGCCATCATCGATCGCGTCGGCCTGCCGCCGCTGCGCCGCCGCGCGGACGGTTTCGAGGGCCTGGCGGCGATCATCGTCGCGCAGCAATTGTCGGTAGCGAGCGCGCGCGCCGTCTGGGCGAGGGTTGCAACCGTGTTCGATCCGCTGACACCGGAGCGCATCCTGGCCGCAAGCGACGACGATATGCGCCTCTCGGGGCTGTCGCGCCCCAAGCAGCGCACCCTGCAGGCACTGGCGACCGCTCTCCTAAACGGCGCCCTCGATCTCGACACGCTGGCCGATGCCCCGGCCGACGCCGTCCATGCCAAGATGACGGCGATCTCCGGCATCGGACCCTGGACCGCAGACATCTACCTGCTGTTCTGCCTCGGTCACCGCGACGCCTTCGCCGCGGGCGACCTCGCCATACAGGAGGCTGCAAGGCAGGCCTTCGGCCTCGCCGCCAAGCCAAAGGCCGCCGAGTTGCTGGCGCTCGCGGAGGCATGGCGGCCCTGGCGTGGCGTTGCCGCCCGCCTGCTCTGGGCCTACTACGCCGCGATCAAGGCACGCGAGGGCGTCAACGCCTGA
- a CDS encoding HpcH/HpaI aldolase family protein: MAKPTVLSSLADRLAKGDTVVSAWCGIASPSIAGILAQEDFDAVTLDMQHGPITLGEVIRAIPLINAAGKPALARIAVGEFQNVSRLFDAGASGVIAPMINTMADAKAFAAYSKYPPMGERSWGSYGGLGASGLDQNGYLKEANRFSLSFAMIETREAMAILDDILALDGIDAVFVGPSDLSIALSGGARVDSGAKEVDEAIAHIVTRAAAVNKPVAVYAQSAERAKAFLAMGARMVTLMSDTAFLRTAAQTALKLTRS; encoded by the coding sequence ATGGCCAAACCGACCGTCCTGTCCTCTCTCGCCGACCGTCTCGCCAAGGGCGACACGGTCGTCTCGGCGTGGTGCGGCATCGCGTCTCCGAGCATTGCCGGAATTCTGGCGCAGGAGGACTTCGATGCCGTCACCCTGGACATGCAGCACGGGCCGATCACGCTGGGCGAGGTCATCCGGGCCATCCCGCTGATCAATGCGGCCGGCAAGCCGGCGCTGGCGCGTATTGCGGTCGGTGAGTTCCAGAACGTGTCGCGCCTGTTCGATGCCGGTGCCTCGGGCGTGATCGCGCCGATGATCAACACCATGGCCGATGCGAAGGCCTTCGCGGCCTATTCGAAATATCCGCCGATGGGCGAGCGCAGCTGGGGCAGCTATGGCGGCCTGGGCGCCTCCGGACTCGACCAGAACGGCTATCTCAAGGAAGCGAACCGCTTCTCGCTGTCCTTCGCGATGATCGAGACCCGCGAGGCGATGGCGATCCTCGACGATATCCTGGCGCTGGACGGCATCGACGCCGTCTTCGTCGGTCCCTCCGATTTGTCGATCGCGCTGTCGGGCGGCGCACGCGTCGATTCGGGCGCCAAGGAGGTCGACGAGGCGATCGCGCATATCGTGACGCGGGCGGCGGCGGTGAACAAGCCGGTTGCGGTCTATGCCCAGAGCGCCGAACGGGCAAAAGCCTTCCTGGCGATGGGTGCCAGGATGGTGACGCTGATGAGCGACACCGCCTTTTTGAGGACGGCAGCGCAGACGGCGCTGAAGCTCACCCGGAGTTAA
- a CDS encoding DUF1476 domain-containing protein produces the protein MSTFDQRKDAFENKFAHDEELRFKATARRNKLLGLWAAEKLGKSGPDADAYAKSVVVADFEEAGDEDVVRKVKTDFAAGSVEVGDAEIRRVMTELLIRAAEEIQAGR, from the coding sequence ATGTCGACTTTCGATCAGCGCAAGGATGCTTTCGAGAACAAGTTCGCCCATGACGAGGAACTGCGCTTCAAGGCGACGGCCCGGCGCAACAAGCTGCTCGGGCTGTGGGCTGCCGAGAAGCTCGGCAAGAGCGGGCCGGATGCGGATGCGTATGCCAAATCGGTCGTGGTGGCCGATTTCGAGGAAGCGGGCGACGAGGATGTCGTGCGCAAGGTCAAGACGGATTTCGCAGCGGGCAGCGTCGAGGTTGGCGATGCCGAAATCCGCAGGGTCATGACCGAGCTGCTGATCCGGGCGGCCGAGGAAATACAGGCCGGGCGCTGA
- the purC gene encoding phosphoribosylaminoimidazolesuccinocarboxamide synthase, with product MDFLKPRYIPMNRRRRIYEGKAKVLYEGPEPGTLIQHFKDDATAFNAKKHEVIDGKGVLNNRISEHIFSNLNDIGVPTHFIRRLNMREQLIREVEIIPLEIVVRNVAAGSLSTRLGLEEGTQLPRSIIEFYYKNDALNDPMVSEEHITAFGWATPQEIDDIMALAIRVNDFLSGLFLGAGIRLVDFKIECGRLWEGEMMRIVVADEISPDSCRLWDIKSKDKMDKDRFRRDMGGLIEAYTEVARRLGILGENEKAGPAGPRLVQ from the coding sequence TTGGATTTCCTCAAGCCACGGTACATCCCCATGAATCGCCGCCGTCGCATCTACGAAGGCAAGGCGAAAGTCCTCTATGAAGGGCCAGAGCCCGGTACGCTGATCCAGCATTTCAAGGACGACGCCACCGCCTTCAACGCCAAGAAGCATGAAGTGATCGATGGCAAGGGGGTCCTGAACAACCGCATCTCCGAGCACATATTCTCGAACCTCAACGACATCGGCGTTCCCACGCATTTCATCCGCCGGCTGAACATGCGCGAGCAGCTGATCCGCGAGGTCGAGATCATTCCGCTCGAGATCGTGGTGCGCAACGTCGCCGCCGGCTCGCTCTCCACCCGCCTCGGGCTGGAGGAAGGCACGCAGCTGCCGCGCTCGATCATCGAGTTCTATTACAAGAACGACGCGCTGAACGACCCGATGGTCTCCGAGGAGCACATCACCGCCTTCGGCTGGGCGACGCCGCAGGAGATCGACGACATCATGGCGCTGGCCATCCGTGTCAACGACTTCCTCTCCGGCCTGTTCCTGGGCGCGGGCATCCGTCTCGTCGACTTCAAGATCGAGTGCGGCCGCCTCTGGGAAGGCGAGATGATGCGCATCGTCGTCGCCGACGAGATCAGCCCCGATTCCTGCCGGCTCTGGGACATCAAGTCGAAGGACAAGATGGACAAGGACCGGTTCCGCCGCGACATGGGCGGGCTGATCGAAGCCTATACCGAAGTCGCCCGCCGCCTCGGCATTCTCGGCGAGAACGAAAAGGCCGGACCGGCCGGACCACGGCTGGTCCAGTAA
- the purS gene encoding phosphoribosylformylglycinamidine synthase subunit PurS, with protein MKARVTVTLKTGVLDPQGKAIEGALKSLGIDGVGSVRQGKIFDIELTGSDKPAAEAALKTACEKLLANTVIENYRVEIEG; from the coding sequence ATGAAAGCCCGCGTCACCGTCACCCTGAAGACCGGCGTGCTCGATCCGCAGGGCAAGGCGATCGAAGGCGCGCTGAAATCGCTCGGCATCGACGGTGTCGGCTCCGTCCGCCAGGGCAAGATCTTCGATATCGAGCTGACGGGCTCCGACAAGCCGGCAGCTGAGGCGGCGCTGAAGACGGCCTGCGAAAAGCTGCTCGCCAACACCGTGATCGAGAATTACCGCGTCGAGATCGAGGGCTGA
- the purQ gene encoding phosphoribosylformylglycinamidine synthase subunit PurQ, whose amino-acid sequence MKAAVITFPGSNREGDVTKALKQAGASVSHVWHADTDLPAGTDLVVLPGGFSYGDYLRTGAIAARANIMDATRAHAARGGYVLGICNGFQIVCEAGLLPGILRRNADLKFVCKRQNLVVERNDTPYASAYAKGQVIDVCIAHGEGNYIADDETLARLEGDGLVAFRYADADGKVTPAGNPNGSLNNIAGIYSPGLNVLGLMPHPENLIDSLTGGTDGRAMFESLMGGKKAA is encoded by the coding sequence GTGAAAGCCGCCGTCATCACCTTTCCCGGCTCCAATCGCGAAGGCGACGTCACCAAGGCGCTGAAGCAGGCCGGGGCCAGCGTTTCCCATGTCTGGCACGCCGACACCGACTTGCCCGCCGGCACCGACCTCGTCGTCCTGCCGGGCGGCTTCTCCTATGGCGACTACCTGCGCACCGGCGCCATCGCGGCGCGCGCCAACATCATGGATGCGACTCGGGCCCACGCCGCTCGTGGCGGCTATGTGCTGGGCATCTGCAACGGCTTCCAGATCGTCTGCGAGGCCGGACTGCTGCCCGGCATCCTGCGGCGCAACGCCGACCTGAAATTCGTCTGCAAGCGCCAGAATCTCGTCGTCGAGCGCAACGACACGCCCTATGCGAGTGCCTATGCCAAGGGGCAGGTCATCGATGTCTGCATCGCCCATGGCGAAGGCAACTACATCGCCGACGACGAGACGCTGGCGCGGCTCGAAGGCGATGGTCTGGTGGCTTTCCGCTATGCCGACGCGGACGGCAAGGTCACTCCGGCCGGCAACCCCAACGGCTCGCTGAACAATATCGCCGGCATCTATTCGCCCGGCCTGAACGTGCTCGGCCTGATGCCCCACCCGGAGAACCTGATCGATTCGCTGACCGGCGGGACCGACGGGCGGGCGATGTTCGAGAGCCTGATGGGCGGGAAGAAGGCGGCGTAA
- a CDS encoding DsbE family thiol:disulfide interchange protein produces the protein MSEVEIAPRQRSPLIFLVPLILFGALSLVFVAGLFSGNASKVPSALIDKPAPPITLAPLEGLQRSGQPVPSFAMADLAKGRATIVNVFASWCAPCRVEHPFLVAMAESPAVKQGKVAVVGMNYKDEAENARRFLGALGNPYSAVGVDRGGRAAIEWGVYGVPETFLIGPDGRILEKHVGPLDAETAGRLLSRAVAGR, from the coding sequence ATGAGCGAGGTCGAAATCGCTCCGCGTCAGCGTTCGCCGCTGATTTTTCTGGTACCTCTGATCCTCTTCGGCGCGCTGTCGCTGGTTTTTGTGGCGGGGCTATTTTCGGGCAATGCCAGCAAGGTGCCCTCGGCCCTGATCGACAAGCCCGCCCCGCCGATCACGCTTGCACCGCTCGAAGGGCTGCAGCGCAGCGGCCAGCCGGTGCCGAGCTTCGCCATGGCCGATCTGGCCAAGGGCCGCGCCACCATCGTCAACGTTTTCGCGAGCTGGTGCGCGCCCTGCCGGGTCGAGCATCCGTTTCTGGTGGCGATGGCGGAATCGCCGGCTGTGAAGCAGGGCAAGGTCGCCGTCGTCGGCATGAACTACAAGGACGAGGCCGAGAATGCGCGGCGTTTCCTCGGTGCGCTGGGCAATCCTTATTCCGCGGTCGGCGTCGATCGTGGCGGACGCGCCGCGATCGAGTGGGGCGTCTATGGCGTGCCGGAGACGTTTCTCATCGGTCCCGACGGGCGGATCCTGGAAAAGCATGTCGGGCCCCTCGACGCCGAAACGGCGGGGCGCTTGCTGTCGCGGGCGGTGGCGGGACGGTAA
- the ccmD gene encoding heme exporter protein CcmD: protein MSDLGPHAGFILASYGAVFVVLGGLIAGILLDHRAQARALDALERRGAGRRSGRAAP from the coding sequence ATGAGTGATCTTGGACCCCATGCCGGCTTCATCCTCGCTTCGTATGGTGCGGTCTTCGTGGTACTCGGCGGGCTGATCGCCGGCATCCTGCTCGACCACCGGGCGCAAGCGCGGGCGCTGGACGCCCTGGAACGGCGTGGCGCCGGGCGCCGCTCCGGCAGGGCGGCCCCATGA
- a CDS encoding heme ABC transporter permease, with protein sequence MASLIDLANPTRFMRLSGLLLPWLAGAALLLLAVGFYLAWFVVPADYQQGETIRIMFVHVPAAWLALMFYTMMAVSALGTLVWRHPLADVAQKAAAPIGACFALICLLTGAFWGKPMWGTYWVWDARLTSVLVLLLIYLGIIALRRALDEPSRAGRPVAILTLVGFVNVPIIKFSVDWWNTLHQPASVFRAGGPTIHPSMLWPLLILATGFTLLALALHLVAMRAEIMRRRVRTLTILEAERLDRLALQGVLA encoded by the coding sequence ATGGCTAGCCTGATCGACCTTGCAAACCCGACGCGCTTCATGCGCCTGTCAGGTCTGCTCCTGCCCTGGCTGGCGGGCGCGGCACTGCTGCTACTCGCGGTGGGCTTCTATCTCGCCTGGTTCGTCGTGCCTGCCGACTATCAGCAGGGCGAGACGATCCGGATCATGTTCGTGCACGTGCCCGCCGCGTGGCTGGCGCTGATGTTCTACACGATGATGGCGGTGTCGGCGCTGGGTACGCTGGTCTGGCGCCATCCCCTCGCTGATGTCGCGCAGAAGGCGGCGGCGCCGATCGGAGCGTGCTTCGCGCTGATCTGCCTGCTGACCGGTGCGTTCTGGGGCAAGCCGATGTGGGGCACCTACTGGGTCTGGGATGCCCGGCTGACCTCGGTCCTGGTGCTGTTGCTGATCTATCTCGGCATCATCGCGCTCCGGCGTGCGCTCGACGAGCCCTCGCGGGCCGGCCGGCCGGTTGCGATCCTGACGCTGGTCGGCTTCGTCAACGTGCCGATCATCAAGTTCTCGGTCGATTGGTGGAATACGCTGCATCAGCCCGCCTCGGTCTTCCGGGCGGGTGGGCCGACCATCCACCCGAGCATGCTCTGGCCGCTGCTGATTTTGGCGACGGGCTTCACGCTGCTGGCACTGGCGCTGCATCTCGTCGCGATGCGGGCCGAGATCATGCGTCGGCGCGTGCGGACGCTGACGATTCTGGAGGCCGAGCGGCTCGACCGGCTGGCGCTGCAGGGCGTGCTAGCATGA